From Endozoicomonas sp. 8E, the proteins below share one genomic window:
- a CDS encoding EamA family transporter, which yields MSTWIWLTLMAAVAQAFRTAGQKTLSERVSIWGTTFARYAFSLPLVWVYLYLQLHWQDSELPEISSTFLLYSLGAGLAQIAATVVIVKLFHLRNFAIGVIYSKSETVLVAVLGAIIFSQELSWAGWVSVLLGTVGLIFLNPPGQQGWRSLFSVSAAFGLGGGFLLALTTLWVRQASLSLDDDPLVASAYTLTVTILMQTVLLGGFIWFKEPQTLGKLIQQWKLSGSVGLLSLVGSIGWFTAFSLQNPALVKTLGQVEFFFTLIISSRLFREKHSPREYCGMALILSSVILLLWLA from the coding sequence GTGTCTACCTGGATCTGGCTGACTTTGATGGCCGCTGTTGCTCAGGCATTTCGCACAGCAGGTCAAAAAACACTTTCTGAGCGAGTCAGTATTTGGGGCACCACATTTGCACGATATGCTTTCTCGCTTCCCCTGGTTTGGGTCTATTTGTATCTGCAGCTGCACTGGCAGGATTCTGAACTACCCGAAATCTCTTCCACGTTCCTGCTTTACAGTTTGGGTGCAGGATTGGCTCAAATCGCTGCTACGGTTGTAATCGTCAAGCTCTTCCACCTGAGAAACTTTGCGATTGGGGTTATTTATTCCAAGTCTGAGACTGTTCTGGTGGCTGTGCTGGGCGCCATTATTTTTTCCCAGGAGCTTAGCTGGGCTGGCTGGGTCAGTGTTCTGCTAGGGACGGTCGGGTTGATCTTTTTGAACCCACCCGGGCAGCAAGGATGGCGATCCCTGTTTTCGGTATCCGCTGCTTTTGGCCTCGGCGGAGGGTTTCTTTTAGCCTTGACCACCCTTTGGGTCAGACAGGCGAGTTTGTCGCTGGATGATGATCCGCTCGTGGCTTCAGCCTATACACTTACCGTCACAATTCTTATGCAAACGGTGCTTTTGGGTGGCTTTATCTGGTTCAAAGAGCCCCAGACTCTTGGAAAGCTCATTCAGCAATGGAAGCTAAGTGGCTCTGTCGGACTTCTCAGTCTGGTGGGGTCCATCGGTTGGTTTACAGCCTTCAGTCTGCAAAACCCGGCCCTGGTCAAAACCTTGGGGCAGGTTGAATTCTTCTTCACGCTGATTATCTCCAGTCGT
- a CDS encoding GAF domain-containing protein, translating into MGTIMFEIVEMPEDKASFYRVLVAQAKALTEGETDAVANLANVASLLFTTMAEVNWAGFYIARGNELVLGPFMGNPACVRIPFGRGVCGTAIREQTAQVVDDVNAFPGHIACDSASQSEIVIPFSEGGEVKAVLDIDSPVTSRFDEEDQKGLEALVELLVERVQFDQLCY; encoded by the coding sequence ATGGGTACAATTATGTTTGAAATCGTTGAAATGCCGGAAGATAAAGCCAGCTTTTATCGAGTACTGGTGGCCCAGGCAAAGGCATTGACCGAGGGTGAAACTGATGCCGTAGCCAATCTCGCCAATGTTGCCAGCCTGTTGTTTACGACCATGGCTGAAGTAAACTGGGCCGGGTTTTATATCGCTCGTGGCAATGAGTTGGTACTGGGGCCTTTTATGGGTAATCCTGCTTGTGTTCGCATCCCGTTTGGCCGAGGTGTCTGTGGCACTGCTATCCGGGAGCAAACCGCCCAGGTAGTGGATGATGTGAATGCATTTCCTGGTCACATTGCCTGTGACTCAGCCAGTCAGAGCGAGATCGTAATTCCGTTTTCTGAAGGGGGTGAGGTGAAAGCGGTTCTGGATATCGACAGCCCGGTCACTTCCCGTTTTGATGAAGAAGACCAAAAAGGTCTGGAGGCCCTGGTAGAATTGCTGGTAGAAAGGGTTCAATTCGACCAGCTGTGCTACTGA
- the gltX gene encoding glutamate--tRNA ligase — MTVRTRVAPSPTGDPHVGTAYIALFNMAFAKSQGGQFLLRIEDTDQARSTAESEQQILDSLRWLGLNWDEGPDVGGPHGPYRQSERREIYDEHAQALLDKGHAFRCFCSAERLDALRAEQAETKQGSGYDGHCLHLSEEEVQSKMAAGEPHVIRMKVPSEGSSKVEDMLRGTIEIEWSQVDMQVLVKADGMPTYHLANVVDDHLMGITHVIRGEEWINSAPKHQLLYQYFDWDMPKLCHMPLLRNPDKSKLSKRKNPTSITYYRDAGYLPEALLNYLARMGWSMPDEREKFNLEEMVENFDIRRVSPGGPIFDQEKLSWLNASWIREDLSTEQFADRLHKWLLNSDYIMKFLPFAQGRVETLADFAPMASFMFSGMLELTEENFIHKKLESAEVKKVLQFTLWRLEQLRHWNKENIFAEVKTLAGEMGLKLGDFNPPIFIAIAGTPNSWSVMDSMAILGADMTRARLRHAVNVLGGLSKKETKRFEKEFRLLGTGSE, encoded by the coding sequence ATGACTGTTCGTACTCGCGTAGCTCCCTCACCTACCGGCGATCCCCATGTGGGAACGGCCTATATTGCCCTGTTTAATATGGCTTTCGCCAAAAGTCAGGGTGGGCAGTTTCTGCTTCGCATAGAAGACACCGATCAGGCGCGAAGTACCGCTGAATCTGAACAGCAGATTCTGGACTCTTTGCGCTGGCTGGGGCTGAACTGGGATGAAGGCCCTGACGTGGGTGGTCCTCATGGTCCTTATCGTCAGAGTGAAAGACGTGAAATTTACGACGAACACGCGCAAGCGTTGCTTGATAAGGGACATGCTTTTCGTTGCTTCTGTAGCGCTGAGCGTCTGGATGCCCTGAGAGCAGAACAGGCTGAAACCAAACAGGGCTCAGGTTATGATGGTCACTGTCTGCATTTGTCTGAAGAAGAAGTACAGAGCAAAATGGCCGCAGGCGAGCCCCATGTTATTCGCATGAAGGTACCTTCTGAAGGCAGCAGTAAAGTAGAAGATATGTTGCGTGGCACCATCGAGATTGAATGGTCTCAGGTGGATATGCAGGTTCTGGTCAAAGCGGACGGTATGCCGACTTACCATCTGGCTAATGTGGTCGACGATCACCTGATGGGCATTACTCATGTCATCAGGGGTGAAGAGTGGATTAATTCTGCACCAAAGCACCAGCTGCTTTATCAATACTTCGACTGGGATATGCCAAAGCTCTGCCACATGCCACTGCTGCGAAATCCGGACAAGAGCAAACTATCCAAGCGCAAGAATCCAACCAGTATTACCTATTATCGGGATGCCGGTTACCTGCCCGAAGCACTGCTGAATTACCTGGCTCGTATGGGCTGGTCGATGCCGGATGAACGTGAGAAGTTTAACCTGGAAGAGATGGTTGAAAACTTCGACATCCGACGCGTTTCCCCGGGTGGACCGATCTTTGATCAGGAAAAACTGTCGTGGCTGAACGCCAGTTGGATTCGTGAGGATCTGAGCACCGAGCAGTTTGCCGATCGTCTTCATAAGTGGTTGCTCAACAGCGACTACATTATGAAGTTCCTGCCTTTCGCCCAAGGGCGCGTCGAAACTCTGGCTGACTTTGCTCCCATGGCCAGCTTCATGTTCTCCGGTATGTTAGAGCTGACAGAAGAAAACTTTATACATAAAAAGCTTGAGTCTGCTGAGGTAAAGAAAGTGCTGCAGTTCACCCTTTGGAGACTGGAACAGCTCAGGCATTGGAACAAAGAAAACATCTTTGCTGAAGTGAAAACCCTTGCCGGGGAGATGGGATTGAAGCTGGGAGATTTTAATCCTCCAATCTTTATCGCCATCGCTGGGACACCAAACTCCTGGTCGGTAATGGATTCTATGGCCATTCTTGGTGCCGACATGACTCGTGCCCGTTTGCGCCACGCGGTCAATGTTCTGGGTGGATTGTCCAAGAAAGAAACCAAGCGTTTTGAAAAAGAGTTCAGGTTACTGGGAACTGGATCTGAGTAA
- a CDS encoding sodium:proton antiporter: MHETGLATQVLILAGLLLLATSSAILLKKLRFPYTIGLVVIGMALGILARYTDALEPLLRVDLSHDLIMYILLPVLIFDAAINIKPPHLFREMTSVLNLAIFGVIVSMLVIGVIMNVLTPLSLAGAMLFGALISATDPVAVIALFREVGAPARMSMLMDAESLFNDATAIVIFGIVLAVIQAGGGLGVGVLFGGVWSFIEIFFGGILVGAVMGICMDWLLRLGRNEPFVQIAHTTILAYSSFIIADHVLGVSGVMSTIAAGIVTRSKSGKVLSDQVRSFITPFWEFMAFIANSLIFLLLGMKENLLFRNLDHLQYYYPYLLIAIAAVLIGRLVVVYLLLPISNRLPVGRPVDNKIKAIMFWGGLRGVVPVALMLSIPDSIPEKKLIMDMTLAVILFSLLIQGTTVNWLMSKLGVNQNYIIVREAMKKLGG; this comes from the coding sequence ATGCATGAAACCGGCCTTGCTACACAGGTCCTGATACTGGCTGGTCTGCTGCTACTTGCGACCAGCTCAGCCATATTACTAAAAAAATTGCGGTTTCCTTATACCATTGGTCTGGTAGTAATCGGGATGGCTCTGGGGATTCTGGCGCGATACACTGACGCATTGGAACCCTTATTGAGGGTCGATCTGTCTCATGATCTGATCATGTATATCCTGCTTCCGGTGTTGATATTTGATGCGGCTATCAACATAAAGCCTCCGCATCTGTTTCGTGAGATGACTTCGGTGTTGAATCTGGCCATATTTGGCGTAATCGTTTCTATGCTGGTGATTGGGGTCATCATGAATGTGCTGACTCCTCTCAGTCTCGCTGGAGCTATGCTGTTCGGAGCGTTGATTTCTGCAACGGACCCTGTGGCCGTTATTGCCCTGTTCAGGGAAGTAGGAGCGCCGGCTCGAATGTCCATGCTGATGGATGCAGAGAGTCTGTTTAATGATGCCACAGCAATCGTTATTTTCGGTATTGTTCTGGCGGTTATTCAGGCCGGTGGCGGTCTCGGCGTTGGTGTTCTGTTCGGCGGAGTCTGGTCATTTATTGAAATCTTCTTTGGCGGAATACTGGTTGGTGCAGTCATGGGTATCTGTATGGACTGGCTATTGAGGCTGGGCAGAAACGAGCCCTTTGTGCAGATTGCTCATACCACTATTCTGGCGTACAGCAGCTTTATTATTGCTGATCACGTTCTGGGAGTATCCGGTGTTATGTCAACCATTGCTGCGGGTATCGTTACTCGATCCAAGTCAGGAAAAGTATTGTCCGATCAGGTGCGCAGCTTTATTACGCCTTTTTGGGAGTTCATGGCTTTTATTGCTAACAGCCTGATTTTCCTGCTTCTGGGGATGAAAGAAAACCTGTTATTCAGAAATCTGGACCACTTACAGTACTATTACCCTTATCTGTTGATCGCCATTGCAGCTGTTCTGATTGGTCGTTTGGTCGTCGTCTACCTGCTCCTGCCGATATCTAACCGCCTGCCAGTGGGGCGTCCGGTGGATAACAAAATCAAAGCCATTATGTTTTGGGGTGGTTTGAGAGGTGTAGTGCCTGTTGCGCTGATGCTGTCGATTCCTGACAGTATTCCCGAGAAAAAACTGATTATGGACATGACTCTGGCTGTGATTCTGTTCTCTCTACTGATTCAGGGCACTACAGTCAACTGGCTGATGAGCAAGCTGGGTGTTAATCAAAACTACATCATTGTAAGAGAAGCTATGAAAAAGCTGGGGGGATGA
- a CDS encoding LysR family transcriptional regulator produces MHITLKQLKTFRAVASLGQVRLAAQQLNLSQPATSMALAELENQLGCQLFDRTGNKLLINHQGELLMPLASELLDRTSEIETLFRDLQNTESGHLRIGASTTIGNYLLPDILVRFSADFPKISLNMDIRNTETIINRVNSFDLDIGCVEGPCQHEDIDVIPWKEDELLVICSPDNPIAKRGEISLEELNQQQWILREPGSGTRNIFDQQLSQKLTDLRIKMELNQSEAIKKLVQCGQGISCLSRLCVSHELDLGELVAVKISGITMKRTLSLLLHRKKYQSQIIQLILKALRWQKPEY; encoded by the coding sequence ATGCACATCACACTGAAACAGCTCAAGACATTCCGGGCTGTCGCAAGTCTCGGACAGGTTCGCCTTGCTGCCCAACAGCTTAACCTTTCTCAACCCGCTACCAGCATGGCCCTTGCCGAGCTTGAGAATCAGCTGGGCTGCCAGCTTTTTGACCGCACTGGCAACAAACTCCTGATCAATCACCAGGGCGAGCTGCTGATGCCTCTGGCCTCCGAGTTACTGGATCGGACGTCTGAAATAGAAACTCTGTTCAGAGATCTGCAAAACACCGAATCGGGTCATCTTCGAATCGGTGCAAGTACCACAATTGGCAACTATTTGTTACCCGATATTCTGGTCAGGTTCAGTGCCGACTTTCCCAAGATCAGCTTAAACATGGATATCCGTAATACCGAGACCATCATCAACCGGGTAAACAGTTTTGACCTGGATATTGGCTGTGTAGAGGGCCCCTGCCAACATGAAGATATTGACGTCATCCCCTGGAAAGAAGATGAACTGCTGGTCATCTGCAGCCCTGACAACCCTATAGCTAAACGGGGGGAAATTTCACTGGAGGAACTCAATCAGCAGCAGTGGATTCTCAGGGAACCAGGCTCCGGCACCCGAAATATTTTTGATCAGCAACTGAGCCAAAAGCTGACCGACCTGCGTATCAAGATGGAACTAAACCAGTCAGAAGCCATCAAAAAGCTGGTGCAGTGTGGTCAGGGCATCAGCTGCCTGTCCCGGCTTTGCGTCAGCCATGAACTGGATCTGGGCGAACTGGTTGCTGTCAAAATCTCCGGAATCACCATGAAAAGAACCCTCTCTCTGTTGCTTCACAGAAAAAAGTATCAGAGCCAGATCATTCAACTGATACTGAAAGCTCTTCGCTGGCAGAAACCGGAATATTGA
- a CDS encoding RidA family protein, protein MHKVIETPDAPPAIGPYSQGIQFGNLIFTSGQLPIEPETGEMSEDTKEQAHQCLKNLKSVLEAAGSSLHKVKKATVFVKDMNDFTDINEVYKQYFTFPFPARSLVEVARLPKDVKVEIEVIATTE, encoded by the coding sequence ATGCATAAAGTCATTGAGACCCCGGATGCACCACCAGCCATTGGCCCATACTCCCAGGGGATTCAATTTGGCAACCTGATTTTCACCTCCGGCCAGCTGCCCATTGAGCCTGAGACCGGAGAAATGTCTGAAGACACCAAAGAACAGGCTCATCAGTGTCTGAAAAATCTTAAGTCTGTTCTGGAAGCCGCAGGCAGCAGCTTGCATAAAGTCAAGAAAGCGACTGTGTTCGTAAAAGATATGAACGACTTCACTGACATCAATGAAGTTTACAAGCAGTACTTCACTTTCCCTTTCCCTGCTCGCAGTCTGGTAGAAGTGGCTCGCCTGCCCAAAGATGTGAAGGTAGAAATTGAAGTCATTGCCACCACTGAGTAG
- a CDS encoding DUF2058 domain-containing protein: protein MSKSLRDQLMGAGLATKQQALKAKTSNKKKKKQAAKSGELTDQEKRRIELEKQKAEQIERDRELNRKLEEERQIKALAAQVCQLIEMNTIPREEGDVGYNFVVDGKVKKIYVSEDMQNRLSRGLYAIGILSQADEEEYRVIPATVARKIEEREPAAVVVQSESQSELTKEEQEWYADYEIPDDLMW, encoded by the coding sequence ATGAGTAAATCATTAAGAGACCAGCTGATGGGCGCTGGTCTGGCTACCAAACAACAGGCATTGAAAGCCAAAACCAGTAATAAGAAAAAGAAGAAACAGGCTGCCAAGAGTGGTGAGCTGACCGATCAGGAAAAGCGCCGTATTGAACTGGAAAAGCAGAAAGCCGAGCAGATTGAACGTGATCGTGAACTCAATCGCAAACTGGAAGAAGAGCGTCAGATAAAGGCGCTTGCTGCACAGGTTTGTCAGCTCATTGAGATGAACACTATTCCCCGCGAAGAAGGTGATGTGGGTTACAACTTTGTTGTGGATGGCAAGGTTAAAAAGATCTACGTCTCTGAAGATATGCAAAACAGACTGAGTCGGGGGCTTTATGCGATCGGTATTCTGAGTCAGGCAGACGAGGAAGAGTATAGGGTGATTCCCGCAACAGTGGCCAGAAAAATTGAAGAGCGTGAGCCTGCTGCTGTGGTTGTCCAGTCTGAAAGTCAGAGCGAGCTGACCAAAGAAGAGCAGGAGTGGTACGCGGATTATGAAATTCCGGACGATTTGATGTGGTGA
- a CDS encoding shikimate kinase, with the protein MKTNITLIGMPGAGKSTIGIILAKDLAFGFLDTDVLIQISQQKTLQDIVDGSGYMSLRNIEEAELLKVNLKRHIIATGGSAVYSEAAMKHLAKESVIVFLDLDLEQIRQRIHNFDTRGIARAKDQTIEDLFEERVILYKKYADATIDCRTLCQDSLALEIIEQVKPLLQTD; encoded by the coding sequence ATGAAAACCAACATCACACTGATCGGTATGCCAGGCGCAGGAAAAAGCACTATCGGCATTATTCTGGCCAAAGACCTGGCCTTTGGCTTTCTGGATACCGATGTACTGATCCAGATCAGCCAACAGAAAACCCTGCAGGATATTGTTGACGGATCAGGCTATATGTCTCTTCGAAACATTGAAGAAGCAGAGCTGCTCAAAGTTAATCTCAAGCGACACATCATTGCCACCGGGGGCTCAGCCGTTTACAGCGAAGCCGCCATGAAACATCTTGCTAAAGAATCGGTCATCGTCTTTCTGGATCTGGACCTTGAGCAGATTCGTCAGCGCATTCATAACTTTGATACACGGGGTATCGCTCGCGCTAAAGATCAAACCATTGAGGATCTGTTTGAAGAACGGGTGATACTGTACAAGAAATACGCTGATGCGACTATCGATTGTCGAACCCTGTGTCAGGATTCGCTGGCGCTGGAAATCATTGAGCAGGTTAAACCGCTTCTTCAAACTGACTGA
- a CDS encoding cytochrome c1 translates to MKKTIITLLFSLVPVLGFAAGGSGYPLDPIETDHSDKASLQRGAMYYQNFCAGCHATQFQRYERVADDIGIPHDLMMENLVPKSAKIGDLMMNGMRKDEAKVWFGAAPPDLTMVTRVRGEDWVYTYLRTFYEDPKRPWGVNNKVFPDVGMPHVLMELQGVQIDSCQGASPTERDPLTGKKVCGLVVDPERKGSMTPAEYDQAMYDLTNFLSYSAEPVKQKRQQLGIYVLLFLVLLFIVALLLKREYWKDIH, encoded by the coding sequence ATGAAAAAAACAATAATTACCCTGTTGTTTTCGCTGGTCCCAGTGCTTGGATTTGCGGCGGGTGGTTCGGGTTATCCTCTGGATCCGATCGAAACTGATCACTCTGATAAGGCATCGCTGCAGCGTGGTGCCATGTACTATCAGAACTTTTGTGCGGGCTGTCATGCGACTCAGTTCCAGCGCTATGAGCGTGTAGCCGACGATATCGGTATTCCACACGATCTGATGATGGAAAATCTGGTACCAAAGTCTGCCAAGATCGGTGATCTTATGATGAACGGTATGCGCAAGGATGAAGCCAAGGTATGGTTTGGTGCTGCGCCACCGGATCTGACCATGGTGACCCGGGTACGAGGTGAAGACTGGGTCTACACCTACCTGCGTACTTTCTATGAAGATCCAAAGCGTCCGTGGGGCGTGAATAACAAGGTATTCCCTGACGTGGGTATGCCTCACGTGCTGATGGAGCTTCAAGGTGTTCAGATTGACAGCTGTCAGGGCGCAAGCCCCACCGAACGAGACCCTCTGACTGGTAAGAAGGTTTGTGGTCTGGTTGTGGATCCTGAGCGCAAAGGCTCCATGACTCCGGCTGAATACGATCAGGCGATGTATGACTTGACCAACTTCCTGTCATACTCTGCTGAGCCTGTGAAGCAAAAACGTCAACAGCTGGGTATCTACGTCCTGCTGTTCCTGGTCCTGCTGTTCATCGTTGCTCTGCTGCTCAAGCGTGAATACTGGAAAGACATTCACTGA
- a CDS encoding cytochrome b, with amino-acid sequence MGNFMDWLNARLPVTQVWEDHLSKYYAPKNFNFWYFFGSLALLVLVNQLLTGIWLTMSYVPSAEQAFASVEYIMRDVEYGWLIRYMHSTGASFFFIVVYLHMFRGLIYGSYRAPRELVWIFGMAIYLALMAEAFMGYLLPWGQMSYWGAQVIISLFGAIPVIGPDLQQWIRGDFLISGITLNRFFALHVVALPIVILGLVVLHIIALHEVGSNNPDGVDIKKLKDKDGVPLDGIPFHPYYTVKDLVGVAVFLFVFCSVMFFFPEMGGFFLEYANFEQADALKTPAHIAPVWYFGAFYSILRAITFDIGPIDSKLGGVIMMGAAIAILFVLPWLDRSRVRSWRYKGIISKVGIFLFAIVFAVLTWLGTQPATVTYTLIAQLCTLYYFAFFLLMPFYTRWEKTKPVPERVTG; translated from the coding sequence ATGGGCAACTTCATGGATTGGCTTAATGCCAGGCTACCTGTCACCCAGGTCTGGGAAGATCATCTCAGTAAATACTACGCACCAAAGAACTTTAACTTCTGGTATTTCTTCGGCTCTCTGGCGCTGCTGGTTCTGGTTAACCAGTTGCTGACCGGTATCTGGCTGACCATGAGTTACGTGCCCAGTGCAGAGCAGGCTTTTGCTTCCGTTGAGTACATCATGCGTGATGTGGAATACGGCTGGCTGATTCGCTATATGCACTCTACCGGCGCATCTTTCTTCTTTATCGTTGTCTACCTCCACATGTTCCGTGGTCTGATCTACGGCTCTTACCGCGCTCCAAGGGAGTTGGTGTGGATCTTTGGTATGGCGATTTATCTGGCGCTGATGGCTGAAGCCTTCATGGGCTACCTGCTGCCATGGGGTCAGATGTCATACTGGGGTGCCCAGGTTATCATTTCCCTGTTCGGTGCTATCCCTGTTATTGGTCCAGACCTGCAGCAGTGGATCCGCGGTGACTTCCTGATCTCTGGCATTACCCTGAACCGTTTCTTTGCCTTGCACGTTGTGGCTCTGCCTATCGTTATTCTGGGTCTGGTAGTTCTGCACATCATTGCCCTGCACGAAGTGGGTTCCAACAACCCTGACGGTGTTGATATCAAGAAGCTGAAAGACAAGGACGGCGTACCTCTGGATGGTATTCCATTTCACCCATACTACACCGTGAAAGATCTGGTAGGGGTTGCAGTCTTCCTGTTTGTGTTCTGTAGTGTCATGTTCTTCTTCCCTGAAATGGGGGGCTTCTTCCTGGAGTACGCCAACTTTGAACAGGCCGATGCACTGAAGACTCCAGCGCATATTGCACCGGTATGGTACTTTGGAGCCTTCTACTCCATCCTGCGTGCGATCACCTTTGATATAGGTCCGATCGACTCCAAGCTCGGTGGTGTCATCATGATGGGGGCAGCGATTGCTATTTTGTTTGTCCTGCCATGGCTGGATCGCAGCCGGGTCAGATCCTGGCGCTACAAGGGTATTATCAGCAAGGTTGGCATCTTCCTGTTTGCTATTGTCTTTGCGGTGCTGACCTGGCTGGGGACTCAGCCGGCGACAGTAACCTACACACTGATTGCACAGCTTTGCACCCTGTATTACTTCGCATTCTTCCTGTTAATGCCGTTTTATACACGATGGGAAAAAACCAAACCTGTACCGGAGAGGGTGACCGGATAA
- the petA gene encoding ubiquinol-cytochrome c reductase iron-sulfur subunit: MSDNGVNNSRRRFLVAATSVVGAAGAVGVATPFIKSWNPSAKAKAAGAPVKVNLSKLEPGQQIVVEWRGKPVFVVRRTQAMLDNIRSLDDKLRDPKSEKSEQPAYAANEYRSVKDEYLILVGLCTHLGCSPKYMPEVKPMEFDPEWKGGYHCPCHGSKFDLAGRVFKGVPAPTNLEVPPYTFESDTVIIVGQDEENA; the protein is encoded by the coding sequence ATGAGTGACAACGGCGTAAATAACAGCCGGCGCCGCTTTCTCGTGGCTGCGACTTCGGTGGTGGGGGCCGCCGGGGCCGTTGGGGTCGCTACACCTTTTATCAAGTCATGGAATCCCAGTGCCAAAGCAAAGGCTGCTGGTGCTCCTGTGAAGGTGAACCTCAGCAAGTTGGAGCCGGGACAGCAGATTGTAGTTGAATGGCGCGGTAAACCTGTGTTTGTGGTGAGACGAACCCAGGCCATGCTAGATAATATCCGGTCTCTGGATGACAAGTTGAGAGACCCCAAGTCCGAGAAATCAGAACAGCCAGCGTACGCAGCAAATGAGTACCGTTCCGTGAAGGATGAGTACCTGATTCTGGTTGGTCTTTGCACCCACCTCGGGTGTTCACCCAAATACATGCCTGAAGTCAAACCAATGGAATTTGACCCTGAATGGAAAGGTGGTTACCACTGCCCATGTCATGGTTCCAAATTCGATCTGGCTGGTCGTGTATTCAAGGGAGTGCCTGCGCCCACCAATCTGGAAGTGCCTCCTTATACCTTTGAGAGCGACACAGTCATCATTGTCGGCCAAGATGAGGAGAATGCGTAA
- the rpsI gene encoding 30S ribosomal protein S9, whose translation MSVTQYYGTGRRKSSTARVFLKSGSGNIFVNGRSLDEYFGRETARMVVRQPLELTELLEKFDIKITVNGGGGSGQAGAIRHGITRALIQYDESLRSPLRKAGYVTRDAREVERKKVGLRKARKRPQFSKR comes from the coding sequence ATGTCAGTGACTCAATACTACGGTACCGGACGTCGTAAGTCTTCTACCGCTCGCGTTTTCCTGAAATCTGGTTCTGGCAATATTTTTGTCAATGGCCGTAGCCTGGACGAATACTTCGGTCGTGAGACTGCTCGTATGGTTGTTCGCCAGCCTCTGGAACTGACCGAGCTGCTGGAAAAATTCGACATCAAAATCACCGTTAACGGTGGTGGTGGTTCCGGTCAGGCCGGCGCTATCCGTCACGGTATCACTCGTGCGCTGATCCAGTACGATGAGAGCCTGCGTTCTCCTCTGCGTAAAGCTGGCTATGTGACTCGTGATGCACGTGAAGTTGAACGTAAGAAAGTGGGTCTGCGCAAAGCGCGTAAGCGTCCACAGTTCTCCAAGCGTTGA
- the rplM gene encoding 50S ribosomal protein L13, which translates to MKTFSAKPETVKRDWFVVDAEGKTLGRLATEIATRLRGKHKPEYTPHVDTGDYIVVVNAEKVHVTGRKASDKMYYRHTGFPGGLRSASFEKLIAHKPEMVIEKAVKGMLPKGPLGRDMYRKLKVYAGTEHPHAAQQPQKLDI; encoded by the coding sequence ATGAAAACTTTTAGTGCAAAACCAGAAACTGTAAAACGTGACTGGTTCGTGGTCGACGCTGAAGGCAAGACCTTGGGTCGTCTGGCTACCGAAATTGCAACCCGTCTGCGCGGCAAGCATAAGCCAGAATACACTCCTCACGTTGACACTGGCGATTACATCGTTGTTGTTAATGCTGAGAAGGTTCATGTTACTGGTCGTAAAGCGTCTGACAAGATGTATTACCGTCACACTGGCTTCCCTGGTGGTCTGCGTTCAGCCAGTTTTGAAAAGCTGATTGCGCACAAGCCAGAAATGGTCATCGAAAAAGCTGTTAAAGGCATGCTGCCAAAAGGCCCTCTGGGTCGCGATATGTACCGTAAGCTGAAAGTTTACGCTGGTACTGAGCATCCGCATGCCGCTCAACAGCCACAGAAACTGGACATTTAA